The genome window tcttcatcatcttcttgtATTGTTTATGCGGCGGAGAAGGAGTCACAGCAATTTGATGTAGACCCAGATAAGGCCAGAGAAGCTCTTAAAAATCTTGACCAGCAACTTCAATCTCGCTCCCAAAGACAAGCCCGCCCTCCAAGGCAAAAgggtactctctctctctctctctctctctctctctctcacacacacacacacacacacaaacacaaacacttTGTAAGCAATATTATGAGTTTGATGATCATGTTGCTCTGTCTGTCTCCAACCCAATTTCTTTACTGCACCGTGCCTTTTGTTCATGTATGAGTTAATGTGCtgatatttgaaattttcaattactttCATTTGTACCAACAATCCTAATGTGATTTAAATTACATATGGCTTTGTCTATGTAACCAGAgataacaaaatgaaaacccaAAGAAAACTTATGCTTCTTTGATGAATGCCCAATGTTAGTGAAATTGACCTTATTTGGTCATGCACCTAGCATGTAACTAGAGCAAGTTATGCATCAACTTTTCTAGACCATGATTTGTTTCCACCCTTCTAATCGTTTGCACTCTATTGCTCGAAACCGGATTATTATTCGATTGCAGTTCAAATTAAGTTAATCTTGTCAAGActgtatttttctaatataGTTTAGGGTTAATTGCATCAATTATCCCGAATTTTATACCCGGGTTTCACTTCAGTCCCTCAATTCAGTTATTGAATTGTATAGTACTTAGAGTTGCAGCGGAACTATGAAGTAGCATTTGTAATTTCATAAGGCAATTAATGGGATGTTGATCTTATGATGAGAAGTGTTTTCAACTGAATTGCAGCACCGGATGTGAGTTTTGCAAGAGATCAAAcagaagatgaagaagttCAGGAATTTTCAGGATCTTTCTTTACAATCACGGCTGTTGCTGTCTTTGCTTTCACTATTTTCTATAATGTGTTGTTTTACACTGTTATAAAACCATCCATAGATGGACCAGAGCAAGCTCCAACCACAATTGTTCAAAGAGAAATCCCAAAGTAGCAGTTTTGAGCCCCTGCAGGAAATTTATGTTCAACAAATAAACAGGTTCTGGTTTGAGTTTTGTAAAGGCAACTTTCTGACTGAAATGTAGTTTATGTAAAAACAATtctgagaaagaaaaaaaacaaacttattttatttctcattttatttttcagattttgtgttgttttggTTCTTAAAAAGAGGCAGATCTCTGCTAAACATAAATATGAAAAGTTGGTAATTAGACCTCTGAAATCTTCATGCAATCAACTATGCCATGATtgctgaattttcttttttcttttcggttttgggttttgggttttgggtttttttccTGCGTTTAAGAGATTATCGCATGGGCCAATCTTCATGCAATCATCAACTATGCCACAATGTTGTTTTATGGAGAAAAACTTTGTTGCAACGGggataacactattttgctatgCCGGCTAATAATGCTATATTATGTGGAGTGTTATCACACATATTTATTGGCCggaaataacaaaatagtgttatccCCATTTCATATAGAAGTTTTTCTCCGTTTTATGCTTTCATTAAGTTATATTTCTAataggctttttatcacaaatggtccctgaggTTTTCCAAATTATCACCTTTAgtcctttatgtttttttttttttacattgtTGGTCCCTTATGTTACACCTCACACATCAATTTGGTCCCGACGCCgtcaaaattttcctttaGATTGCTGATGTGGATTAAacaatgttttaaatattttgggttttatcacaaatgttTCCTGAAGTTTACAAAATTATCACCTTTggtcctttattttttttcctgacaTTATTGGTCCTTATGTTACACCTCACACATCAATTTGATCCCACCATGAGATTTCGTTGAATTGTTGACATGATACATATGTGGTGCACACATAGCCAATGAGAAAATGTCAAGTGGATCTAAATGAAGAaatgtttttctaaaaat of Prunus dulcis chromosome 4, ALMONDv2, whole genome shotgun sequence contains these proteins:
- the LOC117626018 gene encoding uncharacterized protein LOC117626018 → MLPLYALSLHNKPPLSLHPFSLTNKLKTHISELPVPGNGVFKKKKSNPYYNSSSSSSSCIVYAAEKESQQFDVDPDKAREALKNLDQQLQSRSQRQARPPRQKAPDVSFARDQTEDEEVQEFSGSFFTITAVAVFAFTIFYNVLFYTVIKPSIDGPEQAPTTIVQREIPK